In the genome of Fulvivirga maritima, one region contains:
- a CDS encoding DUF4097 family beta strand repeat-containing protein, which translates to MMSRILGILMLILLSCTMLFSQQKLVHVVTKTIERELKQDEVKKMKINSEKADINVVGWSGNSVKLTIKLVAKNKSKEDAESDLQFIKYQITKKEDAYIVSNVFYSKDNRTAISSDLSVVYELKVPKTMGIYITNMYGGVSVAHLSGYLDVQLKFGQIELGDLSGELKINTYYGDLMARNLKVKMRCVSEKSNVELSGIEGAYYLEANFGTLSFQGKEGLTFLQVEAKNSEVSLNLDSFEEYRYDLSTLYGNIKIPERYQEEVKKSISQKRSFNQTFRSDRDILIHTTFNDIKISSIKTISSSK; encoded by the coding sequence ATGATGTCAAGAATACTAGGAATACTAATGCTAATTCTGCTTTCATGTACAATGCTCTTCTCACAGCAGAAGCTGGTGCATGTAGTAACTAAAACTATAGAGCGGGAGCTCAAGCAGGATGAAGTAAAGAAAATGAAGATTAATTCTGAAAAGGCAGATATTAATGTGGTGGGTTGGTCTGGGAATAGTGTGAAATTGACCATTAAGCTAGTGGCTAAAAATAAGTCAAAAGAAGATGCCGAATCAGATCTGCAGTTTATAAAGTATCAAATAACTAAAAAGGAAGATGCTTATATAGTTAGCAATGTTTTTTATTCAAAGGATAACCGCACGGCTATATCCAGTGATCTTTCTGTAGTGTATGAATTAAAGGTGCCTAAAACCATGGGCATTTATATTACCAATATGTATGGAGGAGTCAGTGTTGCTCACTTATCCGGCTATTTAGATGTGCAGCTAAAATTTGGACAAATAGAGTTGGGGGATCTTTCTGGTGAACTGAAAATAAACACTTATTACGGAGACTTGATGGCTAGAAATCTGAAAGTGAAAATGAGATGTGTTTCCGAAAAATCTAATGTAGAGTTATCAGGAATAGAAGGAGCTTATTATCTGGAAGCTAATTTCGGAACATTGAGTTTTCAGGGGAAGGAAGGGTTAACCTTTTTGCAGGTGGAGGCAAAGAATAGCGAAGTGAGCCTCAATTTAGATTCTTTTGAAGAATATAGATACGATCTCTCCACCCTTTATGGGAATATTAAAATACCTGAAAGATATCAAGAAGAGGTAAAAAAATCCATCTCTCAGAAAAGGAGCTTTAATCAGACCTTTCGTTCAGACAGAGATATTTTGATCCATACTACCTTCAATGACATTAAAATTAGTTCAATCAAGACCATTTCAAGCTCAAAATAG
- a CDS encoding gluconokinase, whose amino-acid sequence MVIIIMGVTASGKTTIAKALSEKTNIPYYDADQYHSEANILKMSDGIPLTDEDRKEWLESLSVEIAKWQQNEGAILACSALKKTYRQKLQSKSELPIQWIYLKVPQEIIQERIEARKNHFMNKSLVASQFAILEPPENGYTVDGTNSTEKIIEEITNKIKS is encoded by the coding sequence ATGGTAATCATAATTATGGGTGTAACGGCAAGCGGCAAGACAACTATAGCAAAAGCCCTAAGTGAAAAAACAAACATACCCTACTATGATGCGGACCAGTACCACTCTGAAGCTAATATCCTTAAAATGTCAGATGGCATACCTTTAACTGATGAAGACCGAAAAGAATGGTTAGAGAGTTTATCAGTAGAAATTGCAAAATGGCAGCAAAATGAAGGAGCAATACTGGCTTGCAGTGCTCTTAAAAAAACCTATCGACAAAAGCTACAGTCTAAATCTGAGCTTCCTATCCAATGGATTTACCTAAAAGTGCCACAAGAAATTATACAAGAAAGAATAGAAGCCAGAAAAAATCATTTTATGAATAAAAGCTTAGTGGCCTCTCAATTTGCCATATTGGAGCCACCAGAAAATGGTTATACTGTAGATGGCACCAACTCTACTGAAAAGATTATAGAGGAGATTACTAATAAAATAAAAAGCTAA
- a CDS encoding RNA polymerase sigma factor — protein MSDKKKTEEEIIRMCRKNNRSGQKLLFDKYAKAMFNVAYRISNDYELANDILQEGFMEVFKNIKSFRAESALGAWIKTIIVRTTLRKVKKEGFFESFELEKHDQVIEWSDHFTVQDLEKAIQSLPDGYRAVFLLSEKEGYKHREIAEMLEISEGTSKSQLWNAKKILQKKLKEYQYDRI, from the coding sequence ATGTCTGACAAAAAGAAAACAGAAGAAGAGATCATCAGGATGTGCCGGAAAAACAACCGGTCTGGCCAAAAGCTACTGTTTGATAAATATGCTAAGGCCATGTTTAATGTGGCTTATAGAATTTCTAATGACTACGAGCTGGCTAATGATATACTTCAGGAAGGATTTATGGAAGTGTTTAAAAACATCAAAAGTTTTCGGGCGGAGTCAGCGCTGGGAGCCTGGATAAAAACCATAATAGTGCGCACTACATTACGGAAGGTAAAAAAGGAAGGCTTTTTTGAAAGCTTCGAATTAGAAAAACATGATCAGGTTATAGAGTGGAGTGATCATTTTACTGTACAGGACTTAGAAAAGGCCATACAGTCGTTGCCAGACGGATATAGAGCTGTCTTTCTTTTGTCAGAAAAGGAGGGTTATAAGCACCGGGAAATAGCGGAAATGCTGGAGATATCGGAAGGAACGTCGAAATCTCAGCTATGGAACGCTAAGAAAATTTTACAGAAAAAATTAAAGGAGTATCAGTATGACCGAATATAA